One genomic region from Halomicrobium zhouii encodes:
- a CDS encoding GNAT family N-acetyltransferase, whose product MGDLFPERLETDRLELDALTAETIDPLTLYEIASHHEPAIDEITRYLTWNPHQTPKDSLEFIETVTADREDGEGAAYLIRPAEGEAGAGEIAGGAALDVDWERRRGTLGVWLRKRFWGRSYSGERAAALFELAFERLDLEVVGVTCHVDNEQSRRAIEKYVEAHGGTYEGLFRNELVYGDEPADVRRYSVTREEYEAATDGE is encoded by the coding sequence ATGGGCGACCTCTTCCCGGAGCGGCTCGAAACCGACCGCCTGGAACTCGATGCGCTGACTGCGGAAACCATCGACCCGCTAACACTCTACGAAATCGCCTCGCACCACGAACCGGCCATCGACGAGATAACTCGGTATCTCACGTGGAACCCCCACCAGACGCCAAAGGACTCCCTGGAGTTCATCGAGACAGTCACCGCCGATCGTGAGGACGGCGAGGGCGCAGCGTACCTGATCCGGCCGGCCGAGGGCGAGGCGGGCGCCGGTGAGATCGCCGGCGGCGCCGCCCTCGACGTCGACTGGGAGCGCCGTCGCGGCACGCTCGGCGTGTGGCTACGCAAGCGGTTCTGGGGCCGGAGCTACTCCGGAGAGCGCGCGGCGGCGCTGTTCGAACTCGCCTTCGAGCGACTCGACCTGGAGGTCGTCGGCGTCACCTGCCACGTGGACAACGAGCAGTCGCGGCGCGCCATCGAGAAGTACGTCGAGGCCCACGGCGGGACCTACGAGGGCCTGTTCCGGAACGAACTCGTCTACGGCGACGAACCCGCCGACGTCCGTCGCTACAGCGTCACCCGCGAGGAATACGAGGCGGCGACGGACGGCGAGTAG
- a CDS encoding DUF5658 family protein, producing MDARNTSESPVTNWADSLTERVVASGVDRGEIERHLWLVVVFALVADVHLTHLGLQYGLTEGNPVARWAIAAGGIETLALGKVAVLGIAALVRWRHPQHGPVIPLGLAVPWLTAVALNAVTLA from the coding sequence ATGGACGCACGCAACACGTCGGAGTCCCCGGTGACGAACTGGGCAGACTCACTGACGGAACGGGTGGTGGCGTCCGGCGTCGACCGCGGGGAGATAGAGCGACACCTCTGGCTCGTCGTCGTCTTCGCGCTGGTCGCGGACGTGCACCTGACGCATCTCGGACTCCAGTACGGCCTGACGGAGGGCAATCCGGTCGCCCGGTGGGCGATCGCCGCGGGGGGCATCGAGACCCTCGCCCTCGGCAAGGTGGCCGTGCTCGGCATCGCCGCGCTCGTGCGGTGGCGGCATCCACAGCACGGGCCGGTCATCCCGCTCGGACTGGCGGTCCCCTGGCTGACGGCCGTGGCGCTCAACGCCGTCACGCTGGCGTAG
- a CDS encoding DUF7511 domain-containing protein, whose amino-acid sequence MSIRHRELDGKAPQLIGYVEEESAGSATYTIAPDDVTGYDQLSQWITAPASVVQSLEAMR is encoded by the coding sequence ATGTCGATACGCCACCGGGAACTGGACGGAAAAGCGCCGCAACTGATCGGGTACGTCGAGGAAGAGTCCGCCGGATCGGCGACGTACACCATCGCTCCCGACGACGTGACAGGATACGACCAGCTGAGTCAGTGGATAACTGCACCGGCGTCGGTCGTCCAGAGCCTCGAAGCGATGCGGTAA
- a CDS encoding MFS transporter has translation MDRGDGTEHGDAVAPSSYALVVLGGVSYLLLMANWFALAAFLDPISDQLGFTGAQAGALVGAIPLTYVPLSLLTGLVLDRVGARTGIAAALAVFGVAQFLRSFTVGFPDMLATTVLLAVGATAITFGLPKLVAGVFPPRLLGTMSTVYLLGSYAGIAAAYSVGRGILGPLLGGWRPTFRVLAVVSLAFLAVWVPVALWHAREHGTPYDEGSESAFSLTSVREDVAQVFAHRAMRLLVVVGTAYLLLAHGLQGWLPTILESRGLDPGLAATVATLFVVGQAAGTLVIPPASDRLGRRRPAVVGCGVAAAGGVGWLVVAESVVGAGAAVLVAGAAVGGVSPLIRAIPTEIEDVGPALTATAVSLIFAVGELGGFAGPFLVGTLRDVTGSFVPGLVALAVGATAIVLAGMGLPERTE, from the coding sequence ATGGACCGCGGAGACGGGACCGAACACGGAGACGCCGTGGCTCCCAGTTCCTACGCGCTGGTCGTGCTGGGCGGCGTCAGCTACCTGCTCCTGATGGCAAACTGGTTCGCGCTCGCGGCGTTTCTCGACCCGATCAGCGACCAGCTCGGGTTCACCGGCGCCCAGGCCGGCGCGCTCGTCGGGGCGATACCGCTGACGTACGTCCCCCTCTCCTTGCTCACCGGGCTCGTCCTCGACCGGGTCGGCGCGCGAACCGGCATCGCGGCCGCCCTCGCGGTCTTCGGCGTCGCGCAGTTCCTCCGCTCGTTCACCGTCGGCTTCCCGGACATGCTGGCGACGACGGTGCTGCTGGCCGTCGGCGCCACGGCGATCACCTTCGGGCTGCCGAAGCTCGTCGCCGGCGTCTTTCCCCCGCGGTTGCTCGGGACGATGTCGACGGTGTACCTGCTTGGCTCCTACGCGGGCATCGCCGCCGCCTACAGCGTCGGTCGCGGGATTCTCGGACCGCTGCTGGGCGGCTGGCGGCCGACGTTTCGCGTCCTGGCGGTCGTCTCGCTCGCGTTCCTGGCAGTCTGGGTCCCCGTCGCCTTGTGGCACGCGCGCGAGCACGGGACGCCCTACGACGAGGGGAGCGAGTCGGCGTTTTCGCTCACCTCTGTCCGGGAAGACGTGGCCCAGGTGTTCGCCCACCGCGCGATGCGACTGCTCGTCGTCGTCGGGACGGCCTACCTGCTACTCGCACACGGCCTCCAGGGATGGCTCCCGACCATCCTCGAGTCACGCGGCCTCGACCCGGGCCTCGCGGCCACCGTCGCCACGCTGTTCGTCGTCGGCCAGGCCGCCGGGACGCTGGTGATCCCGCCCGCGTCTGACCGGCTCGGCCGACGACGCCCCGCTGTCGTGGGCTGTGGCGTCGCCGCCGCCGGTGGCGTCGGCTGGCTCGTCGTCGCCGAGAGCGTCGTCGGCGCGGGCGCGGCCGTGCTCGTCGCCGGCGCGGCCGTCGGCGGCGTCTCGCCGCTGATCCGGGCCATCCCCACCGAGATCGAGGACGTCGGTCCGGCGCTGACCGCCACCGCCGTCAGCCTGATCTTCGCCGTCGGCGAGCTCGGTGGATTCGCCGGGCCGTTCCTCGTCGGCACGCTCCGCGACGTCACGGGGTCGTTCGTCCCCGGCCTCGTCGCGCTCGCGGTCGGCGCGACGGCGATCGTACTGGCGGGAATGGGCCTCCCCGAACGCACGGAGTGA
- a CDS encoding MaoC family dehydratase, with amino-acid sequence MPGKYYEGFEVGETIEHPRSRTISESDNQRFCDLTMNQQPIHLDAEFAADTEFGERLVNGLYTMSLAVGMTIPETTDGTIVANLGYDDVEHPAPVFHGDTIRAETTVLDKRETSDGERGVVTMAVEARNQDDEVVCAFERTVLSERAD; translated from the coding sequence ATGCCCGGGAAGTACTACGAAGGGTTCGAGGTCGGGGAGACCATCGAACACCCGCGTTCGCGAACCATCTCCGAGAGCGACAACCAGCGCTTTTGCGACCTGACGATGAACCAGCAGCCCATCCACCTCGACGCCGAGTTCGCCGCGGACACCGAGTTCGGCGAGCGCCTCGTCAACGGCCTGTACACCATGTCCCTCGCCGTGGGGATGACCATCCCGGAGACGACGGACGGGACCATCGTCGCCAACCTGGGCTACGACGATGTCGAACACCCCGCGCCCGTCTTCCACGGCGACACGATCCGGGCAGAGACGACGGTGCTCGACAAACGGGAGACCTCAGACGGGGAACGGGGCGTCGTCACGATGGCCGTCGAGGCCCGCAACCAGGACGACGAGGTGGTCTGTGCCTTCGAGCGAACGGTGCTGTCCGAACGGGCGGACTGA
- a CDS encoding alpha/beta fold hydrolase, producing MPTVRTNDVDTYYERRGSGPPIVFVHGAILDHSQWDPQVDELGEDYETIAYDVRGHGRTGGSDRGTYSIDLFADDLDALLAALDLENPVLCGLSTGGCIAQVYAARHPERLAGLVLADTFTPAIDDWREWLQRVALLKATVPPVRLVGYQRVERVMVWLQERFAGEGVSGDYEQIERLRTAGPKMETDEFVKVIRAVANFHRTTIDFGSIPVPTLVLYGEREPLFVRRHASKLSAEIRNATVRAVPGAGHASNLDEPEFFTGALREFLSGIETRPEN from the coding sequence ATGCCCACCGTCCGAACGAACGACGTCGATACCTACTACGAACGGCGCGGAAGCGGCCCACCCATCGTGTTCGTTCACGGTGCCATCCTGGACCACTCCCAGTGGGACCCCCAGGTGGACGAACTCGGCGAGGACTACGAGACCATCGCCTACGACGTCCGCGGCCACGGTCGGACCGGCGGTTCTGACAGAGGAACCTACTCGATCGACCTCTTCGCCGACGACCTCGACGCGCTGCTCGCGGCGCTCGACCTGGAAAATCCGGTGCTCTGCGGGCTCTCGACGGGCGGGTGTATCGCGCAGGTGTACGCGGCCCGCCACCCCGAGCGGCTGGCAGGACTCGTCCTCGCGGACACGTTCACGCCCGCCATCGACGACTGGCGCGAGTGGCTCCAGCGAGTCGCCCTGCTGAAAGCGACTGTGCCGCCGGTCCGCCTCGTCGGGTACCAACGGGTGGAACGGGTCATGGTGTGGCTTCAGGAACGGTTCGCGGGCGAGGGCGTCAGCGGTGACTACGAGCAGATCGAGCGACTTCGGACGGCGGGCCCGAAGATGGAGACAGACGAGTTCGTCAAGGTGATCCGCGCCGTCGCGAACTTCCACCGGACGACTATCGACTTCGGCTCGATACCTGTGCCGACGCTGGTCCTCTACGGGGAACGCGAACCGCTGTTCGTCCGCCGGCACGCGTCGAAACTGAGCGCTGAGATACGGAATGCGACCGTCAGGGCCGTTCCCGGGGCCGGACACGCGTCGAACCTCGACGAACCCGAGTTCTTCACGGGCGCACTACGGGAGTTCCTCTCGGGGATAGAAACGCGGCCAGAGAACTGA
- a CDS encoding beta-CASP ribonuclease aCPSF1 gives MSTVDKQLETVRATIADEVPNRISISDVKYEGPELVIYTRDPREFASDGDLIRRLASKLRKRITVRPDPEVLSPADQAREEISDVIPEEAGVTDLDFHADTGEVVIEAQKPGIVIGRHGATLREITQKVGWTPEVVRTPPIESSTVQNVRNFLKQEREDRRDILERVGRQIHREPMSDDEWVRITTLGCCREVGRAAFILSTPDTRILVDCGDKPGAEDEMPYLHIPEGLGSGATSIDAVVLTHAHLDHSAFVPLLFEHGYDGPIYCTEPTRDLMGLLTLDYIDAASKEGRTQPYDSEMVREAIKHTVPIEYGDVTDIAPDVKLTLHNAGHILGSAVSHFHIGDGLYNVAFSGDIHYDDTRLFDGAVNDFPRVETLVLESTYGGRNDYQTDQGDSERDLKRVINETYERDGTVLVPAFAVGRSQEIMLVLEEAMRNGDIPEMPVYLDGMIWEATAIHTTYPEYLRDDLRDRIFDEDENPFLADQFEHVDGGDDEREAVADGEPCIVLSTSGMVTGGPITSWLEHLGPDPDSSLVFVDYQAQGTLGRRIQNGQNEIPVGGGSGRSNTVSMEMNVETVDGFSGHADRQGLENFVRTMNPRPEKVLCVHGDESATQDLSSGLYHEFNMRTFAPQNLETFRFL, from the coding sequence ATGAGTACGGTAGACAAGCAGCTAGAGACGGTCCGCGCAACGATCGCCGACGAGGTTCCGAACCGAATCTCCATCTCCGACGTGAAATACGAGGGGCCCGAACTCGTCATCTACACCCGGGATCCCAGGGAGTTCGCCAGCGACGGGGACCTGATCCGGCGGCTCGCGAGCAAACTCCGCAAGCGGATCACCGTCCGTCCCGACCCCGAGGTGCTCTCCCCGGCCGACCAGGCCCGCGAAGAGATTTCGGACGTCATCCCCGAGGAGGCGGGCGTCACGGATCTGGACTTCCACGCCGACACCGGTGAGGTCGTCATCGAGGCCCAGAAGCCCGGGATAGTCATCGGTCGCCACGGCGCGACCCTCCGGGAGATAACACAGAAAGTCGGCTGGACGCCGGAAGTCGTCCGGACGCCGCCCATCGAGTCCTCGACGGTCCAGAACGTCCGCAACTTCCTCAAGCAGGAACGGGAGGACCGCCGTGACATCCTCGAACGCGTCGGCCGCCAGATCCACCGCGAACCCATGTCCGACGACGAGTGGGTCCGGATCACGACGCTGGGGTGTTGTCGCGAGGTCGGCCGCGCCGCGTTCATCCTCTCGACGCCGGACACCCGGATCCTCGTCGACTGCGGCGACAAGCCCGGAGCCGAGGACGAGATGCCGTACCTCCACATCCCCGAAGGGCTCGGGTCGGGCGCGACGTCTATCGACGCGGTCGTGCTCACCCACGCCCACCTCGACCACTCCGCGTTCGTCCCGCTACTGTTCGAGCACGGCTACGATGGTCCCATCTACTGCACCGAACCCACCCGGGACCTGATGGGACTGCTCACGCTGGATTACATCGACGCCGCCTCGAAGGAGGGTCGCACCCAGCCCTACGACTCCGAGATGGTCCGCGAGGCGATCAAGCACACCGTCCCCATCGAGTACGGCGACGTCACCGACATCGCACCGGACGTCAAGCTGACGCTGCACAACGCCGGGCACATCCTCGGCTCCGCCGTGTCACACTTCCACATCGGCGACGGCCTCTACAACGTCGCCTTCTCCGGCGACATCCACTACGACGACACCCGGCTGTTCGACGGCGCCGTCAACGACTTCCCGCGCGTCGAGACGCTCGTCCTCGAATCGACCTACGGCGGGCGCAACGACTACCAGACCGACCAGGGCGACTCCGAACGCGACCTGAAGCGCGTCATCAACGAGACCTACGAGCGGGACGGCACGGTGCTCGTCCCCGCCTTCGCCGTCGGTCGGTCCCAGGAGATAATGCTCGTCCTCGAAGAGGCGATGCGCAACGGCGACATCCCGGAGATGCCCGTCTACCTCGACGGAATGATCTGGGAGGCCACTGCCATCCACACGACCTACCCGGAGTACCTCCGCGACGACCTCCGGGACCGCATCTTCGACGAGGACGAGAACCCGTTCCTCGCCGACCAGTTCGAACACGTCGACGGCGGCGACGACGAACGCGAGGCCGTCGCCGACGGCGAGCCCTGTATCGTCCTCTCGACGTCGGGGATGGTCACCGGCGGGCCGATCACGTCCTGGCTCGAACACCTCGGCCCCGACCCGGACTCATCGCTGGTGTTCGTCGACTACCAGGCCCAGGGCACGCTCGGCCGCCGGATCCAGAACGGCCAGAACGAGATCCCCGTCGGCGGCGGCTCCGGTCGTTCGAACACCGTCTCGATGGAGATGAACGTCGAGACCGTCGACGGCTTCTCCGGCCACGCCGACCGCCAGGGCCTGGAGAACTTCGTCCGGACGATGAACCCCCGCCCCGAGAAAGTGCTCTGCGTCCACGGCGACGAGTCCGCGACGCAGGATCTCTCCTCCGGGCTCTACCACGAGTTCAACATGCGCACCTTCGCCCCGCAGAACCTCGAGACGTTCCGGTTCCTGTAG